Below is a genomic region from Brassica oleracea var. oleracea cultivar TO1000 chromosome C9, BOL, whole genome shotgun sequence.
ATGGGTGATTTTATAGCACACACTTGGCGTCTCTCCTTCACTTGAGACTTCCCTGTATCTTCTCTCAGTCTCAGTTTCCCTTATGGCCAGTCTCGTCAGCTCACAACAGAACTCTGAGACATGGCATAATATACCTCTCCCAGAAAGAAAAAAAAAAAGATTTCAAGCTTATTGGGTGCTTTTTAGGGTAGGCTGACCATCGCTCTAGATGTAAAAAAATTGAAGTGGTCTACGTCTCACATTTGTGACACTTTCACCTTTTCGATGTAATTATGAAATTATGCAGTAGTACCATTTTAAGTATTAAACTGCAGATTTACTTGATTTCTCTAAGAGACCTTATGAGTCTCGCTTTATATGGTTTGATAAAACTTTTCTTAAATCATATACGGTTGCTCTGCTTTGGCAAGTTAAAAGGAAAAGAACACAGAGAAATAAAATGTACTCCACCATGAGATTCAATTTAACTACACCAAAGCACCATACTAACCGATTTTCTGTATTTCATTATCGATAACTCAAAATCGAACCAACCACCCTCTCTCTCTTTATAAATAGTTTATGAACTTACTAACCCATATTTACTTATATAACGTTGTTCCTGCTAAGTTTGATATGAGACAAGACAATGCCTCTTGAGATATTTCTTCTTCCTATCTTTTACTGTTGTGTATTCTGGATATTTCTAGACCATGTCACCAAGCATCCCTATCTACCCTGCAACAAACCAGAAACAAGTTCCCAACTACTTACTCCCACTGCTCAAAAAAACAAAGCAATGGATAATATTAAGCATGAAAATGATAAAGGTTCAAAAAGGGAGATGGCTTAACCTTTTGTCGACATATGTTTATAGGCCGATCATCGCTGCAAAATGAAATACAACAGCTGTTACATGGTTTCTTGTCATTAATTGAATATTACAATTAACAACACAATGCAACAAAAATATAAAACCTCATTTGCTTCAACTTCACACAATCTTACGGATCAATATGTAGCTCTAAATGGGCAGGTTGATCCAAGCCTAAAAGTACCTTAGCGGGAGAAGTGGATACTCTGAAGCAATCAGCATTCATCCCCACAAGACACAACCCAGGGAAGATAACCTACACTCGCACACACACATTCACGATACGCTAATAAAAAAAAACAATCTTTCTCGGAGAGGCAATTCGTCGAACACCTGGAGGAGACTTACATCGAGATGTTTCTGCAAGGTCTTGGTCCTCTTCCGTGGCCGACGAGATGGCCTGTTCCCACTCATGCTGAACACGTCTTCCTCGATCTCGTCACGAGACAGAGCCACCCAGAGCCTGTGATTCTCGTTCTTCGCCTCAACGCCGCCGCCGCCGCCTAACCCGGGAGACTCCGCCGGAATCCCTCTCTGCCTGTTCGATTTCGCCTCCGCCACCGCCGCGACTGGTTTCTGATTCTTCGCCTCCGAAGCTCCTCCTCCGCCGCACGCCTTCCTCGGCCGCAGATTCCACTTCCTCTTCTCTTCGTCCTCCTCCGCCGACACCGGAACTTCCTCTCTCCGCGGCGGATTCTCCTCCGATTTCACCTTCTTCTGGTGATCGCGCTCGGACGACGGAGCGAGTGAGGAGAAGGAGAGGCGCGGCTGACGAGACGATCGCGACGCAACGGTTCGGTTGGAAACGGGCGGCGTCTCCGGCGATGGGTCCGATTTGGGGTCCACGTCAGTGACAGCAGAGACTTGAGGTCCAAGGGTGAGAGGAGAAGAGAAACCGTGGAGAGACTTCTTCATATTCGCCGGCGAAGTAGACATTGGGGACGAGAGATTTGAAACGGAAACCTAAAGCGAGAGATCAAAAACCCTAAGAAGCTAAAGAAGAAAGCAGAGGAGAGAGAGAGAGAAGAGGAGAGGGGGGTGCATGCGTTTGTTTCTAATTTTGTTTTTATTATATTTTTCTTTGATTCTTCTTCCTCTTTCTTACAAAGTCTTTCCTTCTCTCCATTTCATTTGTTTTATTGGACCTTTTCTCTATTAAATTTCATAATAATGAAATAACAAAATTATAGGTTAGGTTTTTATAGTAAATTTCAGAAAACTAAAATATATTCCTTCCTTTCACTGAAACTAATGTAATACTAATATACAAACAAAGGGATCTAATAATTAATAATTACACAAAAATTGTGTTGCAAAATTTTAACGAAATATACTTCTATTGGATTTTTAATTAATATAATTTAGATATGCTATTTAGTATGCTATAAATTATAAACACCATACTTAGTTATGAGAATCTTCTAAGAGATTCTTTTGTTTGTCGACTTGATTATTTGCTAATAAATGGACCAAAGAATTAATGGCGTTGCTTAAATGGGATATATGTATGTGTTATGAAATAACTTATAATTTATAGTATCGGGAAATTTAAATAAGAGTAGAATTCAATACCCGTAGGAAGCAAATAACACTTAATATGAGAGAAAGAGTTTATTATAAGGAAGAAGAAGAAGATGTAATTGTGTACAAAAGAGTGAGATGAGTGATGGTATTTATAGTGAGCAACAATACATAAAATATCAAAGATGGTGCTTGATTTGGTAAATGAGTGGGTGATCATAGTGCTTGATGAGTAGATGATCATAGTGCTTGAGTTGGTAAAGGAGTGAAGGATCATTTCAAAGTTTATCTTATAGCACTACTTTCATTATTTTGTTTTGATAATCTGGTGGATTTTGTGGAATTTTCTCCATTCTAGTAAACATAGGTTATAATCTGGTGGATTCTGTGGAGTATGTGGTAAACAATAACTAGTAAATAATAAAAAGATGTCATAATTATATTCTTTTATGTACACTAAAATAAACATTAGCCTGATGACAGCCTTTTAAACTACTTTAACGAATTGCCCATAAAGAGTTAACTTTATTGAATTGTTTATACTATAAAAAGACAGATGGTAGCCGGTTGGCAGGCTCTTGAGGGATTCGAGAAGTTTCCAATAGGCGTAAAAGTGTGAATACACCTGGCTGTCTTTTGTTCCCATTCAAAGCAAAAAAGACTTGGTCGGTAAGCAATTTACTAGTATAACTTCTAAGAATCAAAAGAAAACGAGTTAGAGACGACTCCTCACGAGATAATTCAGACTTTGGAATTACCTACCAATCTACCAACCGTTAATTTGTTTGGTTCAAAACATATACTATTATTCTCAGAATCTCGAAATGATTCAGCAGAATTGTGCATGACCGCATCTTAATGTTTCCTATCTGGTTGAAGGCATCAGGGATGTGAACCTTAGAAACCCACATTGTTCTATACATAGCTTTTCTTCAGGTATAAAGATAAGGCTATAAGCATACGAATGGATCCTGTTGTGCAACGTTATCTCTTATAATATCTCATTTTCTTCCAAACTAGTATATAAAAAACAAACAAAATAAAATAATATCACAGTAATTTCTTGGACAGAATCCATATCACATCCATTTCATTATCTCTATATGGTTTCAAGAGGTTCAGAGACACTCCTCTCTATCTCAATATCCCAGAATCTTGGGAGCTATGTGAAGCAAAGACTCCAAAGCACTTGGAGCAAACTTCCTCGCAAAGAGATAACACATGGAAGTGTTACGACCATTGTAAATGCAGTTCTTTCCATCAAGTATCTTTTCAAAGAACTTCTCCGTAATGTCAGACCGCCCAAACGTAGCCGGGTGGGGGCCGCCCCTAGACCAGTCCACCCACGTCAGGCTCCGGTTAGCCAGCGCCATTGGTTTCTCAATCGTCAACATCGTAGGGAAATAATGCTCGTCCACATAGCAAGCAGGCCTACAAAACTCTTTGAACTTGGGGTAATACAATGTGTCTTTGACAATGGTAGCTGCGAGCTCCCGGTTAATCTCAAACCATTGAGACCCTTTTCGCCATTTGGTGATGGGAACTTCAGGTTCCATGTTGTGGTTGTAGCGGCCTCGCCCAAACGGTCCAGGGTCATCAAAAGCGCCCATGAAGCTGTGTTTCGATCGGCTTAAGTAGCTGTAGATCGTCGTGAAGTTGAAGAGCGGTATGCATGACTCCGAGACGAGAACAAACCATTCGTTGGAGATATCAAGAAGCGCGTTAGCTAGTAGCCGCTTCTCCGCATCGCACATGGTCATTCTCCCCCATTCTGCAACCTGCACAATGAAGTAGATTTCCAAATTACAATCAGATCAAATACAGAACCAACTAGCTGCTTAAAGTAACCAGACAGAACTGCTTGAACACAAGGCTGGCTACTAAAGAAACCAAGTATGATTCAAAAGTCACACTTTCTGATACTCTATGTGATTAGTAACCCCAACAAATACTTCAATAAGAATGACTACATGGAATCTCATTACTAAATGTAAATGCTATCCACCAAACACAAAGAGGTGTCAAAAGAACCAGACCTGACTCGGTATCTGCCTCTGGTGAAAAACAGAAGTAGCTGGAAACTTGGCGGTAAAAGACGGATGCGGATGAACATAAACCGAGTAAAGCCCCTTGTGACCCTTCAAAAACCTCTCCCAGAGCAAAGCAAGCGGCAAGGGACCTTTAGTCAAGAACATAAACGCAACCTTCGGAACCCTCTGAAACGGATACTCTTTCCTCCGAGGCCAGAAAGAAGCGCGCCAAAGAAGCTCTTCGTCGCTCATGTTATGCATCAGAACAGCAGGAGGCTGTATCCATTTACTCAAACTGTTGGGCTCGTCCTCGCGGCACGTCACGAAGCCAGAAGTGACGGTGGTTACTACGCTTTGTAATCCAGTATACTTGATTGTAGATACACTAATGACGAAGACGGTGAGAGCGAAAGCAAGGAAAAGGCCTAGTATTAGAAGCAGTTTCGCTGGAAACGGCTTAGACTTGCCTGTTCTAGTTAAGATTCCGTTCTCTTTCCCATCTTCCATCTGTATAACCCTAGTCTGCATCCTTATAAAGAGACTCTAGTATCAAATCTAAGCAACCGATTTGCTGATTTTTTGAATCGCTATCAAGTAGCCTAACACTTTGATTAACTTAGTGAGATCCTAATTTACTTGGAGACTTCGGGATCTCATCTCTAATCAACAAAGTCTATGAAGCAGCTTCATCCTGACTCTAGCACGCGGAATCTCCAAAGAAAGTAGTATCTCTAGTTGATTCGAACGATATTTCTTCGCCGGAATAGCAGATCGGAGCTCGGAGAAGTGAATCAACTTTTGTAACCGTCGGTAAGTTGATCTGAGAGCGTAAGTGGATCCGGAGCTAGTAGCTACTTGAGGAAACTAAGTGAAAGCAGAGGATGATCCACGTGTCGAGCTTACGAGAACCGAATAGTGTGAAGATTACAGGAAAAGTACTGAAAACTTACCAATCGATCTTCAAGCTTTGGAGATGGAGAGAGAGAGAGAGAGAGGGGGTGATGATGATGAATCGAGAAGACTAACTTTGAAAAGTAAAGTGGAAGCGGTTTCTTTTTCTGGCTGACCGCTTTGTCTGTTCTCGCGTAGTCTTTGGGAAATATCGGAATCAAATCATGCGTTAACTTTTTTTTTTTATTTACTTCCTTTAATTTTTTTTAGGATTAATAAAGTTTTAGAATTGCGTGGTTTTAATGTTTTTTATTGTTGGACTGTAATTAAATCCCAATAATGAATGAAAAAGATTTGTGGCGATATGATTCATCATTCATATCAAACGAAAGGAAAAATGTATGGACAAATATGCCAATGAATTCTCTGTAAGGCCCGGACGAGATACATATACTTTGTTCTATCACCGAAACAAAACTTAACGACCGGTGATGATACTCTCTTCTCAGAAACCATTAAGATTCTCTCATTTTAGACCCAAAGTAATGGTCACAGCAACAATGGCATCAAGGTGTAAGAACAACAAACCCAATATAATAAAACAGAGGTATTTTTCCAGTATGAATGTAGAATCAAGCCTGATATGCTTTTTTCCATCTGATGCAATTCACTGCTTAAAGCCTCCGGATTGGTGGTACCTTTGGTTACTGAGGCTGGAGAAGAAATCATCAGGTGTTTGTTGTTGTTGCTGCTGCTGTGCACTGTAGAGTCCCGTTTTACCCAGCCCGGATCCTGCACCCATGGACCACCCTGAGTAGTACGCAGCAGCAGATGCCTTGTTCCCTTCTTCATTGCTCAGGCCTCCCACAACGCCCACATCCGCAAGAGAAGCCTTTTTAGCTGGTTACAAGGAGAATAAATTAGCAGGTACTCTGAAAGCAAAAAGCCCTATAATTTACTGACGCAATGGTAAGTCAAGCTACATGTTATTGGAGCTTATGTGGGCTAAGTATTTCGACTATATATATTCACAATTCATTAATTAGCTGGGATGTAATTCATCAACTAGGCCTTTTGGGTTTGATCTGCAACAGGCTCGATTCAAGAGAAAAGAAACTACTTTCTCTTTTAGTTATCTATCACATACTAGTGCACAGCAAAAGTACACAAGAAAAAGTTAAGAGAAAGTTTTGACTTACGAGCAGTTATATTGAGATCAATCAGTCCACGGCTCAGTGAATCTGCCCAGATTCCAGATTTCACTTGGAAAGAATCCTTCTTTTGCAACTGCTGTGGCTTTGAGTCTGCCAAAGACATTGGGCTTGTGGTGCTTGTTGCACTCCCATGTAGAACTGGAGCCTGTGGACTTGTAGAGACTGAAGCCGAGTGAGAAGTGAAGGCACCAAAAGGGTCATATCCATCAAAATTTTCCATAGGAACTGCAGCAAATGGGTCAACAATGCTTGGAGTGGTCATCGGCTCAGGTTTAGGAATCTTGGCTTCTGGGCGTGCAACTGTTTCAGGAGATGCAAAAAGATCAACCGTCGGAGGAGCTGAAGAAACCGTGCCAGAAGTTTCACATACAGAGAAAAGATCAACTTCTTTCTGTAGAAACAAACATGAGGAAGGATATGAGTCTATGATTCAACAGGACAAGTCATTGTAAAGTGTAATAAGCAGCTCGAATGCATCATATGAATGGGCTTTTAATCGGGGAAATTTTAATGTTAAAAGCTGTATACTAGCTTGGAAGAAAGAAGTCACACACCTGTGTCTGCGACCCAAAGTCTGTTCCTGGACTGGAGGCTGATACAAAAGATGCATCAGCAAACAAGTCCGCCTCTTGAAACTTCCCATTATTGTTGGTGGAAGATGTTTCAGTTGGCCCAGAATCCAAGAAGTCACCAATCAGATCTGCTCCAAAAAGGTCCACTTGGTTGGCACCTGCAGAAAAGAAAAACCATACATATAAGACATGGACATACAAAAAATGTATACATGTTGTGCGCTATAATTCACAAAACCAAATTTTACTCATTTAAAAAATAAACATTCGGCAAGTTCAGCCATCGTTGAAAGTAACATACTATTACTCGAAGTTCCACGTGGATCAAAGTCATCAAAATCATCATCGTTGTTTGAAGGAGCTGCAGATGCATGTGAAGGTATGGAACTATGTTTTCCAGAGTCGGGTGACTTTTTTCCACTGGATAGATTATCATGGTCCGTACTGCACATCAATGATTGAACCGACTGAGCAAGAATGCAATTTAATTTGTTCACACAAAATGAGTCAAAAACAAAACAAAGAAAAAGCATACGAGCATCATCAACTGAGAAAACTCTCACGTTGAAGATACACCCAAAATCAATAAGTCAATAACAACGGCATATCAATGGGGGAGGGGTCGCTCTTCGCTTTTAACACCGCGCCTTGACTTTTGAAAAGACTCGTAGTCGTCCTTGTCTTTTCCTCTGGAATCCCTATCATAACTGCTTGAACCACTTTGAAAACTACCACCAAACGAAGCTGAACCAGACTTATATGATATTCCTGTTGATGAGAGGCCAACATACCTAATTCGAGGCAGCAAAACCGATTAAATGCGACAACGCGTAAAGAAGAACAGGCAAATTAGTTATATTCACTTGTATAGAAACTAACTTGTTACGATTGATTGTTGCTTTGTCTCTGATCTCTGAGATTTTCTCCTTATTATTCAAGAGGGCAACTATGTTCTCCGCCTTCTTTCTCACATTGATTCCCACATCTTTTCCATTCGGTTCAACATACTCAAAACTCGAGAGTGACTACATGGATGACAAATCACAAACAAAGATGATGTCAGTAAAAAAAACGAAACGGCCTATCAATATGTAAGAGAGATATACTGACAGATATTTGGTACGTATGCTCAATAATCTCATCAACTGCTCGTTCTGACCCATTTGAAATCAGATAATCAATAACAGCCAGCGCCTGGAAGAAGAAAAAAAAAATCGAATCATAAACTGTAACTTCCAAATATTACAGGGACATATCAAGAAGATTCTCACCTTATACACATATCGCCAATCCTTTCCCCTCTCAGTCAGTCTAGTCCACAAAACACCCATAACCATCTGGCACTCCGAGCTAAAAACATATAGCAAATGTACAAGGAAGGCAACATATAATCAAAATCATTTCCAAGTTTAATGAAATGTAAAAAAAAAAAAAGAAAAGAAAAAGAATCCAGAGATTACAATTTCTTAGTGGCTTGTGCAATCTCTGCCAAAGCAGTACCATGCGGACCCCAAGGCTCATTGTCAGTAGCATCTAACACCTGTACTTAAACATAGCCATTTGTTAATAAACAATATAAAGACTAGAGATGAATAAACTGAATACGATGATTACAATTTACACAGACAATATTGGAAACTAGGATACTAAGTTACCAACACATTGGACTCTGTAAACGTTATTAGTTGAAACATCAACTCTCAAGCTTAACTTGTAATTCCTTGGACTCGAACCCTAGACTTCATAGTCCTGAAGATGGATCTAATATATCAACTAAGAACCCATTATTCAGCATCCGAACACATTCAATACTCAATCATTTCGCATATCAATTAGCCGAGCAATATAGAGACACTGTTTGCACATAGTAGAAAGGATTAAAAAGAAATCACCTTTTGCTCCATCTCTGGAACCTGCAAAACTTTCAGATTCACCTCCCTCTTTCTGTAAGTGAAAAATCAATCGAAGATATCATCAACCAGTGATCTACCAGATTTGAATCGAAACACAATCTAATATCTATCGAAATCGAATGAAAAATAGATAGAAAGGAGGGGCAAACCCACATCTCTCGAACCGTTTGATCGAAGACCTTCATGAAATCCATTTTTTGAATTCGCGAAAATGGTATGAGCAAAGGAACGAACTCCGGAAAATTTCTGGTGCGAGGAGGAAGTGTAGATCTGATCAGGGCCAGGGGTGGCGAGTTTTTTTTTTTTTTTTTTNNNNNNNNNNNGAAGTAAGCACCTAACAAAAATCTACTTTTTTTCGCGCAATTTTTAGGCGTCAAATAACGCCTGGGTGAGTCGACCGGTTTGATATTGGTTCACATAAGGTTAAAGCTAATGACACTCTACGATAGGGCTGTTGCTAACAAATATACCAAAGACAAAGACAGAGTTAACGTCTGACTCGTTCAAACGCAACGGTTGCTCTTGCTGCTGCAGTTGCAGTTGCGGAAGTTTGCACATTCGGGTGGTTGTGGTTTTTAGCGGTTTTAAGAGATTTGTACGACTGGTAATGCGGTTAAAAATTGATGTGTTTGCGGGATACTTATGACTGGTTAACTACAAAATGCAGTAACAATTAAATAATAAATTAACAATATTTACATTTAATATAATTATAAAAAATATCAAAATTCATAAAATTATAATAAATATAATATTTATGTTTAGAAAGTTATATTTCAAAATTTTAAATTTATTAAATTTATTTTTATTATAAAAATTTATAATATTAATTAAAAATGATAGACATATTTTAGTATTTTTATAATTAAAAATTTATTGAATTTTTTTATTTTTGTATTTATATTGTTTTAGAAAAAGAAAAAAAAATTATCCTCCTGCAACCGTCCGCGACCGCAAACGTTAGCTGGAACCAGCTTTTAGATTTACGAGGTTTGAAGCGGTTTAAAACGGTTTAGAACGGTTTGAATGATTGTTGCGAACCGCTAACAACCGCTACCAACCGCAAAAGCTGCGTTTGCGGATGGTAACGGAAAAAACAGTCTTCCCCTCGGTGAGGAACTCGGCGTGATGAGTCATATGCAAGTCAAATTGCATTTGTTTAAATTCTGATACGAATAAAATAAACCACATAATATCATGTTACATCATGCATGCCATTATTTCTAATTATTTTTTGTTGACCACAATCTTGTACTTTGAACAAAAAGTCCACAAGCCATGGCCCATGACTCCCGATAATATATATCCTCAACACGATGGTTAAGTTTATATAATTGTATCCTACGTATATTCTGAAGCTGTAGATTGTTTAAGCATACACACCAATAACTTATCATTTCGGCTGAATCATGTAATTAAAGATATATATATATTATTATTTTTTTCATTTCAAGTAGTGGATATAATATGATGGAGAACGTAAAAATTTGAATTGGTTTGATAAATAAAAAAATTGATAATGATAATGCTGCTAGTTTTCTATTGGGCCAGCCAGATTTGTTAATGTTTGTTTTTACACGCCTTTCCTTCCTGTTTCTGAAAATTGAACACCTCACACTCAGAGTGGGCACGTGTTCGGAAACAGGGCCCATCAAGCCCAATTAAACACCGTTTGTCCGAACGTATATGCTCCTGACGTTCGGTTTAATTATTTTTTTAAAGACCAGCCATTATTAACCCATGGAACAGCAAAGCTAGTAATTAAAACGTAAAAATGACATGTGTCATATATTGATTGGACAAAGAACAAATTAAGATTCAGCTGACACTTCCACTTGCATGTAAACCACGATACAGACTAATCTGAGAATGACGTGTCGCAATACGATTCGTTATAACCAAAAGAAAGATTTTAGCTGATATCTTCGCGGTTACGGTGAAGCCGCACGCACCGGATCGTAACTACTCTCCGTTCCAACCTGTTTCCTTCTCCTTGGAAGCTCTCTCTCACTTCCGAGAAAGGAAAAAGCAACACTTCTCTCTCTCTCTAAGAATCCATTTTCGCTGCGGGGGTTTATCCGCTTTTCCTCAAATCTTCTTCTACAAGACGACT
It encodes:
- the LOC106315939 gene encoding uncharacterized protein LOC106315939: MSTSPANMKKSLHGFSSPLTLGPQVSAVTDVDPKSDPSPETPPVSNRTVASRSSRQPRLSFSSLAPSSERDHQKKVKSEENPPRREEVPVSAEEDEEKRKWNLRPRKACGGGGASEAKNQKPVAAVAEAKSNRQRGIPAESPGLGGGGGVEAKNENHRLWVALSRDEIEEDVFSMSGNRPSRRPRKRTKTLQKHLDVIFPGLCLVGMNADCFRVSTSPAKR
- the LOC106318414 gene encoding uncharacterized protein LOC106318414; amino-acid sequence: MQTRVIQMEDGKENGILTRTGKSKPFPAKLLLILGLFLAFALTVFVISVSTIKYTGLQSVVTTVTSGFVTCREDEPNSLSKWIQPPAVLMHNMSDEELLWRASFWPRRKEYPFQRVPKVAFMFLTKGPLPLALLWERFLKGHKGLYSVYVHPHPSFTAKFPATSVFHQRQIPSQVAEWGRMTMCDAEKRLLANALLDISNEWFVLVSESCIPLFNFTTIYSYLSRSKHSFMGAFDDPGPFGRGRYNHNMEPEVPITKWRKGSQWFEINRELAATIVKDTLYYPKFKEFCRPACYVDEHYFPTMLTIEKPMALANRSLTWVDWSRGGPHPATFGRSDITEKFFEKILDGKNCIYNGRNTSMCYLFARKFAPSALESLLHIAPKILGY
- the LOC106318415 gene encoding LOW QUALITY PROTEIN: clathrin interactor EPSIN 1 (The sequence of the model RefSeq protein was modified relative to this genomic sequence to represent the inferred CDS: substituted 1 base at 1 genomic stop codon) translates to MDFMKVFDQTVREIKREVNLKVLQVPEMEQKVLDATDNEPWGPHGTALAEIAQATKKFSECQMVMGVLWTRLTERGKDWRYVYKALAVIDYLISNGSERAVDEIIEHTYQISSLSSFEYVEPNGKDVGINVRKKAENIVALLNNKEKISEIRDKATINRNKYVGLSSTGISYKSGSASFGGSFQSGSSSYDRDSRGKDKDDYESFQKSRRGVKSEERPLPHXYASVQSLMCSTDHDNLSSGKKSPDSGKHSSIPSHASAAPSNNDDDFDDFDPRGTSSNSANQVDLFGADLIGDFLDSGPTETSSTNNNGKFQEADLFADASFVSASSPGTDFGSQTQKEVDLFSVCETSGTVSSAPPTVDLFASPETVARPEAKIPKPEPMTTPSIVDPFAAVPMENFDGYDPFGAFTSHSASVSTSPQAPVLHGSATSTTSPMSLADSKPQQLQKKDSFQVKSGIWADSLSRGLIDLNITAPKKASLADVGVVGGLSNEEGNKASAAAYYSGWSMGAGSGLGKTGLYSAQQQQQQQTPDDFFSSLSNQRYHQSGGFKQ